One window of Watersipora subatra chromosome 3, tzWatSuba1.1, whole genome shotgun sequence genomic DNA carries:
- the LOC137389827 gene encoding lactadherin-like yields the protein MAFWRRIGLVNCLAIIITVTNGCVNNGPLGMISGDIQDWQVTASSSYPNEWDRGCHISNARPYLENGKGWCARLKSQSEWIQIDLGVQSTVTGVITQGRGDGMEWVSQYLISYSPDGQMWNYVTDSANLARVFEGNSDSYTVQHNYLPSPILARYVKVQVHTWHKHPSMRVELIGCQDSKKYLGQPPYGSLTASTSRQYKRGSSCQPGDGHILSNKAWCAAHNNDRQWLQLDVGPPSLVTAIVTKGRGDTGRKQWVTKYRIAYSNDSVEWSFYKVDETHGKYALATVTNETNPYAHQPNIPLPDRTMEFGGNIDKDSERVNYLSKPFIARYIRIYPITWYRDIALRLGVLGKPHEGACAPGFTRPNSESPCVENLAFQKETWLNKERHRKRALDGRDVEAIISQKLAEKAVDGVIINDINSCAILDNYYDAEPQLTIDLGARRDVSGVTIYTWQGQKDKSDIYNKDYALHLESLNVYISSSKTGEVLCGEISNSNNELILQQEQKVTCSRRINGRYIRIQPNGRTTSLSNWYSAVICEVMAFT from the exons ATGGCTTTTTGGCGAAGAATTGGATTGGTCAACTGTTTGgccataataataacagtaaccaATG GTTGTGTCAATAACGGACCTCTGGGTATGATCTCAGGAGATATTCAAGACTGGCAGGTCACAGCCAGTTCTTCCTATCCCAATGAGTGGGACAGAGGCTGCCACATAAGCAATGCCCGGCCATACCTTGAAAATGGCAAAGGATGGTGCGCTCGACTCAAGTCTCAGTCAGAATGGATCCAAATAGATCTGGGAGTGCAGAGTACG GTGACCGGGGTGATAACCCAGGGCCGTGGAGATGGTATGGAGTGGGTCTCCCAGTATCTAATCTCCTACAGCCCAGATGGCCAGATGTGGAACTATGTGACAGATAGTGCTAATCTAGCAAGG GTGTTCGAAGGCAACTCAGACTCCTATACAGTACAGCACAACTACCTGCCCAGCCCTATTCTTGCAAGATATGTCAAGGTGCAGGTTCACACATGGCACAAGCACCCGAGCATGCGGGTTGAGTTGATCGGCTGCCAAG ATAGCAAGAAATACCTAGGACAGCCTCCATATGGCAGCCTGACGGCATCAACGTCGCGACAATACAAAAGAGGCAGCAGTTGCCAGCCGGGTGATGGTCACATTTTGAGTAACAAAGCTTGGTGTGCTGCTCACAATAATG ACAGGCAATGGCTGCAATTAGATGTCGGACCTCCCTCGCTTGTCACAGCTATTGTGACAAAGGGACGAGGAGACACTGGCAGAAAACAATGGGTTACCAAGTACCGAATTGCCTACAGCAATGACTCTGTAGAGTGGAGCTTCTACAAGGTTGACGAAACTCACGGGAAG TATGCTTTGGCAACAGTGACGAATGAGACCAATCCCTACGCTCACCAACCCAACATACCGCTGCCTGATAGAACAATG GAGTTTGGAGGTAACATTGACAAGGACAGCGAAAGAGTGAACTACCTCTCGAAACCATTCATAGCAAGGTATATCAGGATCTACCCTATCACATGGTACCGAGACATTGCTCTTAGGTTGGGAGTGCTTGGGAAACCTCATGAAGGGGCATGCGCGCCGGGATTTACTCGTCCTAACTCAGAATCACCTTGTG TGGAGAACTTGGCATTCCAAAAAGAGACTTGGTTGAACAAAGAACGGCATCGAAAACGAGCACTAGATGGCCGTGATGTGGAAGCCATCATCAGTCAAAAACTTGCAGAAAAAGCAGTGGACGGTGTAATTATCAATGATATCAACTCCTGTGCTATTCTTGACAACTACTATGATGCCGAACCACAGCTCACCATAGACCTGGGTGCAAGACGTGATGTATCAGGAGTGACGATCTATACATGGCAAGGCCAAAAAGACA AAAGTGACATATATAACAAAGACTATGCTCTTCACCTAGAAAGTCTGAATGTATACATCTCATCGAGTAAAACGGGGGAAGTACTTTGTGGCGAGATATCCAACAGTAACAATGAGCTTATACTGCAGCAAGAGCAAAAAGTTACCTGTAGCAGAAGGATAAATGGACGATATATAAGAATACAGCCTAATGGCCGGACTACCTCGCTAAGCAATTGGTACAGCGCAGTTATATGCGAAGTGATGGCCTTCACCTGA